A genomic stretch from Candidatus Saganbacteria bacterium includes:
- a CDS encoding DUF5674 family protein translates to MKIVRDKISVSELDGMAKMMFGNMVKAVVDVKKDIAAVDAELHADMEAYLIENGSDQCDLWGINLYPGQKKEDFIEYDSMINIRPNRGNRSRGVEDKEIRAKITEIINKLVKK, encoded by the coding sequence ATGAAAATAGTACGGGACAAGATATCGGTCAGCGAGCTGGATGGCATGGCAAAGATGATGTTCGGCAATATGGTAAAAGCCGTGGTCGACGTAAAAAAAGATATAGCGGCGGTTGACGCCGAGTTACACGCGGATATGGAAGCTTATCTGATCGAGAACGGGTCCGATCAGTGCGATCTGTGGGGGATCAACCTGTATCCCGGTCAAAAAAAAGAGGATTTCATAGAATACGATTCGATGATCAATATCAGGCCGAACCGCGGCAACAGGAGCAGAGGCGTCGAAGATAAGGAAATAAGGGCAAAGATCACGGAGATAATCAATAAACTGGTGAAAAAATGA
- a CDS encoding peptidylprolyl isomerase, with product MNKKILIAIIFIFVLSANILAAQKGNHKMYAVFETSMGNITCELYPEQAPLTVKNFAGLAKGEIKWIDPKTKESTERPLYDGTIFHRVIPDFMIQGGDPLGLGIGGPGYRFEDEIDPTLNFDKAGMLAMANSGPNTNGSQFFITVAPTPWLTGLHTIFGKVIKGQDIADKISVVSAVSDRPVKPVVLKKVTIK from the coding sequence ATGAATAAAAAAATACTGATCGCCATCATATTTATATTTGTTTTATCGGCCAATATCCTTGCCGCACAGAAAGGAAACCACAAGATGTATGCAGTATTTGAAACGAGCATGGGGAATATAACCTGTGAACTGTATCCGGAACAGGCCCCTCTGACGGTAAAGAACTTTGCGGGGCTTGCTAAGGGGGAGATCAAGTGGATCGATCCTAAGACAAAAGAAAGCACGGAGAGGCCGCTTTATGACGGAACAATATTCCACAGGGTCATACCGGATTTCATGATACAGGGCGGAGACCCTCTCGGCCTCGGTATAGGCGGCCCCGGCTACAGGTTTGAGGATGAAATAGATCCCACGCTCAATTTTGACAAAGCAGGAATGCTCGCTATGGCAAACTCGGGACCGAATACGAATGGTTCCCAGTTCTTCATAACAGTCGCCCCTACCCCGTGGCTTACGGGACTCCACACGATATTCGGAAAGGTCATAAAAGGACAGGACATCGCCGATAAAATATCTGTCGTCTCTGCCGTTTCGGATAGACCCGTGAAGCCGGTGGTATTAAAGAAAGTGACTATTAAGTAG
- a CDS encoding serine/threonine protein kinase, with amino-acid sequence MSNAWEKLTHDSVINAVQNVTGSELSGLLLKRNSYINRVFELEEKLSKKRLIVKFYRPKRWTEKQILEEHAFIKNLYGLDNHVIPPVMIRGKTLFEHEGICFAVFPKMGGRALDEFDKEGWINIGQLIGKMHLAGSRTKDSKRIIWRPDTATKHHLEVLDLTNVVPEDFKKAFDLCVDQFIKKAAGMFENTSMIKLHGDIHMGNFIHRPGEGTFIVDFDDMCVGPPVQDMWMLLPDKVENCRNEIDWFLKGYGTFYEFDSNTLRLIPYLQAMRMIHFASWCAVQKEDPGFETHFPEWGSKKYWGQLIRDVNEV; translated from the coding sequence ATGAGCAACGCATGGGAAAAATTGACGCACGACAGCGTGATAAATGCTGTTCAGAATGTGACAGGATCAGAACTTAGCGGACTTCTTCTTAAGAGGAACAGTTATATCAACAGGGTATTCGAGCTCGAGGAAAAACTTTCCAAGAAACGGCTCATTGTGAAATTTTACAGGCCTAAACGCTGGACAGAGAAACAGATACTTGAAGAGCATGCTTTCATAAAAAATCTTTACGGTCTGGATAACCATGTCATTCCTCCTGTAATGATCAGGGGCAAGACGCTTTTTGAGCATGAAGGGATCTGCTTCGCGGTATTCCCAAAGATGGGAGGAAGGGCGCTGGACGAATTCGATAAAGAGGGCTGGATCAATATCGGGCAGCTGATAGGCAAAATGCATCTTGCCGGCTCAAGGACAAAAGATTCAAAAAGGATAATATGGAGGCCGGATACAGCGACAAAGCATCATCTTGAGGTCCTCGACCTGACAAATGTTGTGCCGGAAGATTTTAAAAAGGCTTTTGACCTTTGCGTGGATCAATTCATCAAAAAAGCTGCCGGAATGTTCGAGAATACTTCAATGATAAAGCTTCACGGCGATATCCATATGGGCAATTTCATCCACAGGCCCGGAGAGGGGACATTTATCGTAGATTTCGATGATATGTGCGTCGGACCTCCCGTGCAGGACATGTGGATGCTGCTCCCTGACAAAGTCGAGAACTGCCGGAACGAAATAGACTGGTTTCTTAAAGGTTATGGGACTTTTTATGAGTTTGATAGTAATACACTGCGGCTAATACCTTATTTACAGGCGATGAGGATGATACACTTCGCGTCATGGTGTGCTGTCCAGAAAGAAGACCCCGGGTTTGAAACTCATTTTCCGGAATGGGGCTCTAAAAAGTACTGGGGGCAGCTGATACGGGATGTGAATGAAGTCTGA
- the glgP gene encoding alpha-glucan family phosphorylase — translation MDNNILELIGIDKNDERHVKDITASEFFGYPLQTVIDAENRLVSKETPSVAYFSMEFGLGPSIYHTFKTKNKIAESNMSRKHEIFSNMMQMDYYHTLQVDKILDLPLYSGGLGVLAGDALKSAADLGISLTGIGILWHKGYFKQKFWFKGGGQFPEETTWDPYSYPGLIPLEKTVEIELSGAKLKLKLWKYYIYSYDLKNVVPLILLDANCVENPEYLRELTDQLYRSNNNWIKIAQRMILGIGGMKALETLGYSVKKYHLNEGHAALAFLEKAQKGGLDAVKDNFAYTCHTPVEAGHDRFNFQEIEAALGEEKAAILREHGRDLKNPSQANLTILAMNAKNVNGVSQKHGEVTRLQFPQYAGKIRSITNGVHTFTWMSDSIRDMLKKYKDRIGDFEADPVLLKNVASLKNDVVFRKELLAAHRQNKETLSKYLKSWFFDPNTFTIAWARRFAGYKRPTLLFHDVSRLISIARDTGPVQVLIAGKAHPADTPASLHMDELMEKINRLGGQRKILRVCFLENYDTYFAKMLTSSVDVWLNNPLPPFEASGTSGMKAIVNGVIQLSTLDGWIVEAADKNIGKIFGYVPKEGEIGSESDLKMKEDSAALYDSLDGMVKLYYDTLTEKIRLEDSGWVDMMINCIEQSAYFSTQRMIREYNEMIWDGRSL, via the coding sequence GTGGACAACAATATCCTGGAACTGATCGGTATTGATAAGAACGACGAAAGGCATGTAAAGGACATCACGGCTTCGGAGTTCTTCGGGTATCCCCTGCAGACGGTAATAGATGCCGAGAACAGGCTAGTTTCAAAGGAAACTCCTTCCGTAGCATATTTCTCCATGGAATTCGGGCTCGGCCCCAGCATCTACCACACTTTCAAAACAAAGAACAAGATCGCCGAATCCAACATGTCGAGAAAACATGAGATCTTCTCGAACATGATGCAGATGGATTATTATCATACTTTGCAAGTGGACAAGATACTTGACCTGCCTTTATACAGCGGAGGCCTCGGGGTCCTGGCGGGCGACGCATTAAAATCGGCGGCTGATCTAGGTATTTCTCTGACAGGTATCGGGATACTCTGGCATAAAGGATACTTCAAGCAGAAGTTCTGGTTCAAAGGCGGCGGCCAGTTCCCCGAAGAGACAACATGGGACCCTTACTCGTATCCAGGGCTAATACCGCTTGAAAAGACCGTCGAGATAGAGCTAAGCGGCGCGAAATTGAAATTGAAATTATGGAAATATTACATATATTCTTATGACCTGAAGAACGTAGTCCCGCTGATACTGCTGGACGCTAACTGTGTGGAAAATCCCGAATACCTGAGAGAACTTACCGACCAGCTCTACAGGAGCAATAACAACTGGATAAAGATCGCGCAGAGGATGATACTCGGTATCGGAGGGATGAAAGCACTCGAAACCCTGGGCTACTCTGTAAAAAAATACCATCTGAACGAGGGGCATGCCGCTCTCGCCTTTCTTGAAAAGGCGCAAAAAGGCGGTCTGGATGCGGTAAAAGATAATTTTGCCTACACCTGCCACACTCCGGTGGAAGCGGGACATGACCGCTTCAATTTTCAGGAGATAGAAGCGGCTCTGGGTGAGGAGAAGGCCGCGATATTGAGGGAACACGGCAGGGACCTGAAAAATCCTTCGCAGGCTAACCTGACGATACTTGCAATGAATGCGAAAAACGTGAACGGAGTCTCGCAAAAGCACGGCGAAGTCACAAGGCTGCAGTTCCCGCAGTATGCCGGCAAGATCAGGAGCATAACCAACGGAGTGCACACTTTCACCTGGATGTCCGACAGCATCAGGGACATGCTGAAAAAATACAAGGACAGGATAGGGGACTTTGAAGCCGATCCGGTGCTTCTGAAGAACGTCGCGTCGTTAAAGAACGATGTAGTTTTCAGGAAAGAACTTCTTGCAGCTCACAGGCAGAATAAAGAAACACTTTCAAAATATCTGAAGTCATGGTTCTTCGATCCGAACACCTTCACTATCGCATGGGCAAGGCGGTTCGCGGGATATAAGCGGCCGACATTGCTTTTTCATGACGTCAGCAGGCTTATCTCGATCGCCAGAGATACAGGGCCTGTCCAGGTCCTGATCGCCGGGAAAGCGCATCCCGCGGACACTCCCGCGTCGCTCCATATGGATGAATTGATGGAAAAGATAAACCGCCTCGGCGGCCAGAGAAAGATCCTCCGTGTATGCTTCCTTGAAAATTACGATACATATTTTGCAAAGATGCTCACCAGTTCAGTAGATGTCTGGCTTAACAACCCGCTTCCGCCGTTCGAGGCGTCCGGGACTTCCGGTATGAAGGCGATCGTGAACGGGGTCATACAACTGAGCACTCTGGATGGCTGGATAGTTGAGGCCGCCGATAAGAACATTGGAAAAATATTCGGTTATGTCCCGAAGGAGGGCGAGATAGGTTCGGAGTCGGACCTGAAGATGAAAGAGGATTCAGCCGCGCTTTATGACTCACTCGACGGGATGGTAAAGCTTTATTACGACACTTTGACGGAAAAGATCAGGCTTGAAGATTCCGGATGGGTCGACATGATGATCAACTGCATAGAACAATCAGCTTATTTTTCCACACAGAGAATGATAAGGGAATATAACGAGATGATATGGGACGGACGCAGTCTTTAA
- a CDS encoding type III PLP-dependent enzyme, which translates to MKKKQIESVIRRFTKKHPTPLMLVSKSILKNQYDLFKKHLPGVEPFYAIKANPDPEIIKFFISLGSGFDVASGNEMKLVLGLGAKPEKVIFANTIKSQKDLEFSGKNSVKFMTFDNEPEIYKIAKYCPGAKVLVRIKVANVGSIVELSLKFGADPEQAVHFLKKAKNLGLKPMGVAFHVGSQCLDAHNYIQALEMSAAIFKEASRNGLSLSVLDIGGGFPIKHFDSDGHIDFKSLASKIKREMKRLFDKNVRAIAEPGRFFAGPAGTLVTSVVGRTFRNNKNYYYLDDGVYADFSGIVFDHCKYQFNALKRGQKFLSTLAGPTCDSFDTISQSVELPELDVGNMVYVKNIGAYSSASAVPGFNGFPPAKILLV; encoded by the coding sequence ATGAAAAAAAAGCAAATAGAATCGGTCATACGCAGGTTCACCAAAAAGCACCCTACCCCGTTAATGCTCGTCAGCAAGAGCATATTAAAGAACCAGTACGACCTGTTTAAAAAACACCTTCCGGGAGTTGAACCGTTCTACGCCATCAAAGCAAACCCGGACCCAGAAATAATAAAGTTCTTCATCAGTCTTGGCAGCGGGTTCGACGTCGCGTCCGGCAATGAGATGAAGCTTGTGCTGGGCCTCGGTGCGAAGCCCGAAAAAGTGATATTTGCCAATACGATCAAATCCCAAAAAGATTTGGAGTTTTCCGGAAAAAACAGCGTCAAATTCATGACCTTCGACAACGAACCCGAGATCTACAAAATAGCCAAGTACTGCCCCGGCGCGAAAGTCCTGGTCCGCATAAAAGTCGCCAACGTCGGGAGCATCGTTGAGCTTTCGCTCAAGTTCGGGGCTGATCCCGAGCAGGCCGTGCATTTTCTTAAAAAAGCAAAGAACCTCGGGCTGAAACCGATGGGTGTCGCTTTCCATGTCGGCTCCCAGTGCCTGGACGCGCACAATTACATCCAGGCGCTTGAGATGAGCGCCGCGATCTTTAAAGAAGCAAGCAGGAACGGTCTCAGCCTTTCCGTGCTTGATATCGGCGGCGGCTTTCCGATAAAACACTTTGACAGCGACGGCCATATCGACTTTAAATCTCTCGCGTCAAAGATAAAACGCGAGATGAAAAGGCTTTTTGACAAGAACGTCAGGGCCATAGCCGAACCGGGAAGGTTTTTCGCAGGCCCTGCGGGCACTCTTGTCACAAGCGTGGTGGGCAGGACTTTCAGGAACAATAAGAACTATTATTATCTCGATGACGGGGTCTACGCGGATTTTTCCGGGATAGTATTTGACCACTGCAAGTACCAGTTCAACGCCCTGAAGCGCGGCCAGAAATTTCTGAGCACTCTTGCCGGACCGACCTGCGATTCTTTTGATACTATTTCTCAGAGTGTGGAACTGCCCGAGCTTGATGTGGGTAATATGGTTTATGTCAAAAATATTGGCGCTTATTCTTCCGCAAGCGCTGTCCCCGGTTTTAACGGATTTCCTCCCGCCAAAATATTATTGGTTTAA
- a CDS encoding saccharopine dehydrogenase NADP-binding domain-containing protein produces the protein MKPRFKGRILMIGCGFVGRCTVPLILKHIDVPAEKVTVIDFVDNNKWIKESVKSGVKFKVDKITRKNLKTKLAQYVGPGDMIIDLAWNIDCCEILQWCHDHGVMYINTSVELWDPYEGAKDKLPTDRTLYVRHMAIREMVKGWKTKGATAVIEHGANPGLVSHFTKAGIEDIAKALIKKKPKDKRMPLIKKYLKDGDFPKLAMLLAIKVVHISERDTQITDRPKEVNEFVNTWSVEGFREEGIAPAEMGWGTHEKXXSHNGGPGNQICLSQMGIKTWVRSWVPCGEITGMVVRHGEAFTISDHLTVREKGKPVYRPTVHYAYCPADVAINSLHELEMRQFDLQENQRVLTDEIISGRDELGVLIMGHDFKSWWVGSLLDIHESRELVPNQNATTLQVACSVIAAAVWMIKNPKEGVRVPDDLPYKDILSVAKEYLGPFVSTPVDWTPLKTRVALYQNYNDVKFDQSDPWQFGNFLIQ, from the coding sequence ATGAAGCCCAGGTTCAAAGGCAGGATACTTATGATCGGCTGCGGGTTCGTCGGAAGGTGCACAGTCCCTCTTATCTTAAAACATATAGATGTCCCCGCTGAAAAAGTTACAGTCATAGATTTTGTCGACAACAACAAGTGGATAAAAGAATCCGTCAAATCCGGAGTAAAGTTTAAAGTCGATAAAATCACACGCAAGAACTTAAAAACAAAACTTGCCCAGTATGTCGGCCCGGGAGACATGATAATAGACCTCGCCTGGAACATTGACTGCTGCGAGATACTTCAGTGGTGCCATGACCATGGAGTGATGTACATAAACACGTCTGTCGAGCTCTGGGACCCGTATGAGGGCGCAAAAGACAAGCTCCCGACAGACAGGACGCTCTATGTGAGGCACATGGCTATCAGGGAGATGGTAAAAGGATGGAAGACAAAAGGAGCGACAGCTGTCATCGAACACGGCGCCAATCCGGGACTCGTATCGCATTTTACAAAAGCAGGGATAGAAGACATCGCAAAAGCTTTGATAAAGAAAAAACCGAAAGATAAAAGAATGCCGTTAATAAAGAAATATCTGAAAGACGGGGACTTTCCAAAACTCGCGATGCTCCTCGCGATAAAAGTGGTCCATATCAGCGAAAGGGATACGCAGATAACGGACAGGCCCAAAGAAGTGAATGAATTCGTCAACACCTGGAGCGTTGAAGGTTTCAGGGAAGAAGGCATCGCTCCGGCTGAAATGGGATGGGGTACGCACGAAAAAAANNNTTCCCATAATGGCGGGCCCGGAAACCAGATCTGCCTTTCACAGATGGGAATAAAGACCTGGGTCAGGAGCTGGGTACCGTGCGGTGAAATAACAGGGATGGTAGTGCGCCACGGCGAAGCTTTTACAATATCCGACCATCTGACCGTCCGGGAGAAAGGAAAGCCTGTTTACCGGCCAACGGTCCATTATGCCTACTGCCCTGCCGACGTCGCCATCAATTCTCTGCACGAGCTTGAGATGAGGCAGTTCGATCTTCAGGAAAACCAGAGGGTACTTACCGATGAGATAATCAGCGGCCGCGATGAGCTCGGCGTCCTTATAATGGGACATGATTTCAAGTCGTGGTGGGTCGGATCGCTTTTGGACATCCATGAATCAAGGGAACTTGTGCCTAACCAGAACGCGACGACCCTTCAGGTAGCATGCTCAGTCATCGCCGCGGCTGTCTGGATGATAAAGAACCCCAAAGAAGGCGTCCGGGTGCCTGACGATCTGCCTTACAAAGATATCCTGTCAGTGGCAAAAGAATACCTCGGGCCTTTCGTTTCGACCCCTGTAGACTGGACACCGTTAAAAACAAGGGTAGCCCTGTACCAGAATTATAATGATGTAAAGTTCGATCAAAGCGACCCGTGGCAGTTTGGGAATTTCTTGATACAATGA
- a CDS encoding APC family permease: MGKHHYLGLIVALMTAATIFIISESYSQIIELFPQGGGGYIVASKLLSPVTGMISGCALLIDYMLTITLSIASGADAMFSLLPPSYYQYKIYFALAILLVLIVLNLRGVKESVLTLMPIFLLFVITHLIVIIVTITTHLPNFTSIAASTANDIAATRHEIGMFGLLVLLLRAFSMGAGTYTGIEAVSNGLPILREPKVKTAKNTMKYMMISLATVVLGLMLGYTLFNIQPAFGKTLNAVLFDRIAGSWGLPGYIFILLTLISEGAILFVAAQTGFIDGPRVLSNMAIDRWAPKRFALLSDRLVTMNGILIMGVASFILMAATNGSVVYLIVLYSINVFITFCLSQLGMVRYWWVARKRLRGWFKKLLVNGIGLSITAFILTTVIIVKFHDGGWITLVITGSVAILMFLIKKNYEQTDNQVKSLDRMVDEVEALNPVPGIPVVPESSREFDPRNKTAIILVKDFTGIGIKTVLSIFRSFGSTFKNVVFVQMGLIDASAFRGHDQVEKVERKVKMELDRYIELVRRHGYHTEGFALSGIDTVAELEKIAPKIIKKYPNATFFGGQVIYPNETFFTKFMHNYTLFTIQKHLYAEGIPLFILPIEV, encoded by the coding sequence TTGGGAAAACATCATTACCTGGGCCTGATCGTGGCGCTTATGACCGCCGCGACAATATTTATCATAAGTGAAAGTTATTCCCAGATAATAGAACTTTTTCCCCAGGGAGGCGGCGGATATATCGTCGCAAGCAAGCTTCTGTCGCCGGTCACGGGGATGATATCGGGCTGCGCGCTTCTGATAGATTATATGCTCACGATCACTCTTTCTATAGCAAGCGGGGCTGATGCCATGTTCAGTCTTCTCCCCCCGTCCTATTATCAATACAAGATCTATTTTGCACTGGCTATTTTGTTAGTGCTTATAGTACTTAATCTCAGGGGCGTAAAAGAATCTGTCCTGACCCTTATGCCGATCTTTTTACTTTTTGTAATAACACATCTGATCGTCATAATTGTCACGATCACTACACATCTGCCAAATTTCACGAGCATTGCCGCATCGACTGCTAATGATATTGCTGCCACGAGGCATGAGATCGGCATGTTCGGTTTGTTAGTGCTCTTATTGCGTGCTTTCAGTATGGGAGCCGGAACATATACGGGAATAGAGGCTGTCAGCAACGGGCTGCCTATCCTCAGGGAACCGAAGGTCAAGACCGCCAAGAACACGATGAAATATATGATGATATCTCTCGCGACAGTCGTATTAGGTCTTATGCTCGGTTATACCCTTTTTAATATCCAGCCGGCATTCGGGAAGACGCTCAATGCGGTTCTTTTTGACAGGATCGCCGGGAGCTGGGGTTTGCCGGGATATATTTTCATCCTGTTGACCCTTATTTCGGAGGGAGCGATACTTTTTGTGGCCGCGCAGACCGGGTTCATCGACGGCCCGAGGGTACTTTCCAATATGGCCATCGACCGCTGGGCCCCTAAAAGGTTTGCCCTTTTGTCGGACCGGCTCGTCACGATGAACGGCATACTTATAATGGGTGTCGCATCTTTCATCCTTATGGCCGCGACTAACGGTTCCGTGGTATATCTGATAGTCCTTTACAGCATCAACGTTTTTATAACGTTCTGCCTTTCACAGCTCGGGATGGTAAGGTACTGGTGGGTTGCGCGAAAAAGGCTCCGAGGCTGGTTTAAAAAACTTCTGGTGAACGGGATCGGACTTTCAATAACGGCTTTTATATTGACGACCGTCATAATCGTCAAGTTCCATGACGGAGGCTGGATCACCCTTGTAATAACAGGTTCGGTCGCGATCCTGATGTTCCTGATAAAGAAAAACTACGAACAGACAGACAATCAGGTCAAAAGCCTTGATAGGATGGTCGATGAGGTCGAGGCATTGAACCCGGTTCCCGGCATCCCCGTAGTGCCTGAAAGTTCAAGGGAATTTGACCCTCGCAATAAAACAGCAATCATACTTGTAAAGGATTTTACGGGAATAGGGATCAAGACAGTACTCAGCATATTCCGCTCGTTCGGGAGTACTTTTAAGAACGTTGTGTTCGTCCAGATGGGCCTGATCGACGCGTCTGCTTTCAGGGGACATGACCAGGTTGAAAAAGTTGAACGGAAAGTCAAGATGGAACTCGACAGGTACATCGAACTTGTCCGTCGGCACGGTTACCATACGGAAGGGTTTGCTTTGTCCGGCATCGATACTGTAGCTGAACTTGAGAAGATCGCCCCGAAGATAATCAAAAAATATCCGAACGCGACCTTCTTCGGAGGGCAGGTCATTTACCCAAACGAAACTTTCTTCACAAAATTCATGCACAACTATACATTGTTCACCATACAGAAACATCTTTACGCCGAGGGTATTCCTCTGTTTATCCTTCCTATCGAAGTGTAG
- a CDS encoding arsenate reductase ArsC: MKKVLFICTGNSCRSQMAEGLLRDMAGDRFEVFSAGVSPSSVHPLAIEAMKEAGIDITGHESKDVSKVLGRKFDYVITVCDHAKQMCPFVPGGHKKIHWSTEDPVGLGIAEFLKVRDKLKKNIEKFLAQEAKESSEKLQKN, encoded by the coding sequence ATGAAAAAGGTCCTGTTCATCTGCACGGGTAATTCCTGCCGGAGCCAGATGGCCGAAGGTCTGCTCAGGGATATGGCAGGCGACAGATTTGAAGTCTTCAGTGCGGGCGTCAGTCCCTCGAGCGTCCACCCGCTGGCAATAGAAGCTATGAAAGAAGCGGGGATAGACATAACGGGCCACGAGTCTAAAGATGTGTCAAAAGTCCTGGGACGGAAATTCGATTATGTTATAACAGTATGCGATCATGCCAAGCAGATGTGCCCTTTCGTTCCCGGGGGCCACAAGAAGATCCACTGGAGCACAGAAGACCCCGTCGGCCTGGGGATAGCAGAGTTCCTCAAGGTCAGGGATAAGCTTAAAAAGAACATCGAAAAATTTCTCGCTCAGGAAGCCAAAGAATCTTCCGAAAAACTCCAGAAAAACTGA
- the bioB gene encoding biotin synthase BioB, producing MEISSVSSLIDMPLTQIISLADKVRSDNMGNCLDVCTITNAKSGLCGEDCKFCAQSSHHNAEIEVYGLKSKEKMFSEAVEAKKNGAKRFGIVTSGNNLTEEELGVIERAIRDISVNVGIIACASLGALTESQLLRLKRAGLSRYHHNIETSRNFYPKIVSTHSFDERIDTIKAAKKVGLQVCSGGIIGLGEGWQDRIDMALLLKELNVDSVPINILVPIKGTPMEGKTYITPVDAVRTIAMFRIILKDKTIKVAAGRETILKDYQAMAFMAGANGMLIGGYLTVRGRGVEEDQKFIKEIIKMWENDKTNV from the coding sequence ATGGAAATATCTTCCGTCAGTTCGCTGATCGATATGCCGCTCACGCAGATCATTTCCCTCGCGGATAAAGTCAGGTCTGACAATATGGGGAATTGTCTCGACGTCTGCACGATAACCAACGCGAAAAGCGGCCTGTGCGGCGAGGATTGCAAGTTCTGCGCCCAGTCTTCCCATCATAATGCCGAGATCGAGGTCTACGGCCTAAAATCCAAAGAAAAAATGTTCAGTGAAGCTGTTGAGGCAAAAAAGAACGGCGCAAAAAGATTCGGGATAGTTACAAGCGGCAACAATCTGACAGAAGAAGAACTCGGTGTAATCGAGCGCGCAATTAGAGACATATCGGTAAACGTCGGGATCATAGCCTGTGCCTCACTCGGAGCCTTAACAGAAAGTCAGCTTTTGAGATTAAAAAGAGCCGGTCTTTCAAGATACCATCACAATATTGAGACGTCCCGCAATTTCTATCCCAAAATAGTCTCGACCCATTCTTTCGATGAAAGGATCGATACTATTAAGGCCGCAAAAAAAGTTGGCTTGCAGGTCTGTTCCGGCGGCATAATCGGCCTCGGAGAAGGATGGCAGGACAGGATAGACATGGCTTTGCTTTTAAAAGAACTCAACGTGGATTCGGTTCCGATAAATATTCTTGTCCCTATTAAGGGAACGCCGATGGAGGGAAAGACTTACATTACGCCGGTAGATGCTGTCAGGACTATCGCGATGTTCAGGATCATATTGAAAGACAAGACGATCAAGGTCGCCGCAGGCAGGGAGACTATCCTTAAAGACTACCAGGCGATGGCTTTCATGGCCGGAGCGAACGGCATGCTTATAGGCGGGTATCTGACGGTGAGGGGAAGGGGCGTTGAGGAAGATCAAAAGTTCATAAAAGAAATAATAAAGATGTGGGAGAATGATAAAACTAATGTCTAA
- the bioF gene encoding 8-amino-7-oxononanoate synthase, with translation MNFIDDLLKQRKEDNNFRTLDPVSSRNGCIITVNGKEYIDFSSNDYLGLSGHPEMIKAVKEAAEKWGTGSASSRLLSGDNILFHELEEKTAVFKSKEASLVFNSGYQANTGIISALYSKEDVIFADKLVHASIIDGILLSGAKMFRFSHNDTGHLKELLIKNRKRFKNALIVTESVFSMDGDTAPLKELAAIKNENDCMLMADEAHATGIFGDKGSGMVEREGVSESVELVMGTFSKALGSFGAYLACSKKIKEYLVNTCRSFIYSTALPPAVIAANLKSLELVKKEPERRKKLLELSVYFKKQIEENGFEVRSTSQIIPVVIGENEEAVKVSKKLKEKGFRAMPVRYPTVPKGQARIRFSLSSLHTKEMIDEALNALK, from the coding sequence ATGAATTTTATCGATGATCTTTTAAAACAACGCAAAGAAGACAATAATTTCAGGACCCTTGATCCTGTTTCGTCCAGGAACGGATGCATCATCACCGTCAACGGCAAAGAATATATCGATTTTTCATCTAACGATTACCTCGGCCTGTCGGGCCATCCGGAGATGATAAAGGCCGTAAAGGAAGCAGCTGAAAAATGGGGGACAGGTTCGGCGTCCTCGCGCCTCTTGAGCGGAGATAATATCCTTTTTCATGAACTGGAAGAAAAAACAGCGGTCTTCAAATCAAAAGAAGCATCACTGGTCTTTAACAGCGGATATCAGGCGAATACCGGCATCATCAGCGCCCTTTATTCAAAGGAAGACGTGATATTTGCCGATAAGCTTGTCCACGCCAGCATAATAGACGGGATACTGCTGTCCGGAGCAAAAATGTTCAGGTTCTCTCATAACGATACCGGGCATCTGAAAGAGCTCTTAATAAAGAACAGGAAAAGATTTAAGAACGCTTTGATCGTGACCGAGTCGGTCTTCAGCATGGACGGCGACACAGCGCCGTTAAAAGAACTTGCCGCGATAAAGAATGAAAATGACTGCATGCTTATGGCGGACGAGGCCCATGCGACAGGGATATTCGGCGATAAAGGTTCGGGGATGGTCGAAAGAGAAGGGGTTTCCGAAAGTGTCGAACTGGTTATGGGGACATTCAGCAAGGCGCTTGGCAGCTTCGGTGCTTATCTGGCATGTTCGAAAAAAATAAAAGAATACCTGGTGAATACATGCAGAAGTTTCATATATTCAACGGCGCTGCCGCCCGCGGTAATAGCGGCAAACTTAAAAAGCCTTGAATTGGTGAAGAAAGAACCGGAGAGAAGAAAAAAGCTTCTCGAACTGTCAGTTTATTTCAAAAAACAAATTGAGGAAAACGGGTTCGAGGTCAGGAGCACATCCCAGATCATCCCGGTCGTCATCGGTGAAAATGAAGAGGCTGTAAAAGTTTCAAAAAAGCTGAAAGAAAAAGGTTTCCGCGCGATGCCTGTCAGGTACCCGACGGTCCCAAAAGGGCAGGCGAGGATCAGGTTCTCGCTCTCATCACTGCATACCAAAGAAATGATCGATGAGGCCTTAAATGCGCTCAAATGA